Proteins encoded by one window of Chondromyces crocatus:
- the ftsA gene encoding cell division protein FtsA has product MKSRMETTEIVVGLDIGTTKVCAVVGEVDADGITILGVGNVPCRGLRKGVVSNIDWTVRSISEAIEAAQTMAGVEIRTVYAGVAGSHIRCHGSDGVAAISGGEVTRLDVERVLEGARAIPVDADRQILHVLPREFTVDNQDGIRDPVGMSGVRLGTKVNLITAATSCVQNVVRCAERCGLTVADVVLEPVASAESVLSEDEKEIGVALIDVGGGTTDLLLYVDGGIAHASVIPAGGNNVTADIAAGLRTPMGEAERLKRNFGCALGRMVGDDEEIEVPGVGGHPPRRTARRVLSDIIEPRVEEIFAVIRKRIEDTGLLEQLSAGAVLTGGGVLMEGMTEFAEEILGMPVRLGVPVGVRGITQLVAGPQYATGVGLVQYGANALAQARALTPVPPEVTRIDARRDRIVKEPRRELQEEMRIETKSGGRFWSWLRAAF; this is encoded by the coding sequence ATGAAGAGCCGGATGGAGACCACCGAGATTGTTGTCGGCCTGGACATCGGGACCACGAAGGTTTGCGCCGTCGTGGGGGAGGTCGACGCCGATGGGATCACGATCCTCGGGGTAGGGAACGTCCCTTGCCGAGGTCTCCGCAAGGGAGTGGTGAGCAACATCGACTGGACTGTCCGCTCGATCAGCGAAGCGATCGAGGCGGCCCAGACCATGGCCGGTGTCGAGATCCGCACCGTCTACGCGGGCGTGGCAGGGAGCCACATCCGTTGCCACGGATCGGATGGTGTCGCAGCCATCTCGGGCGGTGAGGTCACCCGGCTGGATGTCGAGCGCGTCCTCGAAGGTGCGCGCGCAATCCCGGTCGACGCAGACCGCCAGATCCTGCACGTTCTCCCACGCGAGTTCACCGTCGACAACCAGGACGGCATCCGGGATCCCGTGGGCATGAGCGGAGTGAGGCTCGGCACGAAAGTCAACCTCATCACGGCCGCGACGTCGTGCGTTCAGAACGTGGTCCGTTGCGCCGAGCGCTGTGGCCTCACCGTTGCAGACGTGGTCCTCGAGCCCGTTGCGAGCGCTGAGTCGGTTCTCTCGGAAGACGAGAAAGAAATCGGCGTCGCGCTGATCGACGTGGGTGGAGGGACGACCGATCTCCTCCTCTATGTAGATGGAGGGATCGCCCATGCAAGCGTGATTCCCGCAGGTGGCAACAACGTCACCGCGGACATCGCGGCGGGCTTGCGCACCCCCATGGGCGAAGCGGAGCGGCTCAAGCGCAATTTCGGCTGCGCGCTCGGCCGCATGGTGGGCGATGATGAAGAAATCGAGGTCCCTGGCGTCGGCGGTCACCCGCCTCGTCGGACCGCTCGGCGTGTGCTGTCGGACATCATCGAGCCACGCGTGGAGGAAATCTTCGCTGTGATCCGCAAGCGCATCGAGGACACGGGTCTCCTCGAGCAGCTCTCTGCGGGCGCGGTCCTGACGGGCGGCGGCGTGCTCATGGAAGGCATGACCGAGTTTGCCGAGGAAATTCTCGGCATGCCTGTGCGGCTGGGTGTGCCCGTGGGCGTTCGCGGGATCACGCAGCTCGTCGCTGGCCCCCAGTACGCGACAGGGGTGGGACTTGTTCAGTACGGAGCAAATGCGCTGGCGCAGGCTCGCGCGCTCACACCCGTGCCGCCTGAGGTTACCCGCATCGACGCCCGTCGTGACAGAATCGTCAAGGAGCCGCGCCGCGAACTTCAAGAAGAGATGCGGATCGAGACGAAGTCTGGGGGGAGATTCTGGAGCTGGCTTCGTGCTGCTTTCTGA
- a CDS encoding cell division protein FtsQ/DivIB: MNNQRRSSAPPPPNRRVAPSQHGSAPPPKQAGATASHAGRAGKDAARSSDRPPSKPPTPPANERRPSNEHSPPPPATSVSVRPPEEPTAAAPARSPKRPARLPQGLRWLQVVAGIAVVLAASIAVGWGARRYVMSSPRFAIRSVLIEGEQRRSAQEVATTGGIEVGSNIFTLDPTMASAAISADPWIEKATVTRRLPSTIHVSVVEREAQALVAIGGELYLATRDGDLFKRHDGDDPADLPVVTGISPEQVAKDRPGVVLAVRRALDVLDEFDRAGISRRYPVQELHLVKDGTLVFMIGKEGISLHLGNPPYRERVAQAAQVLNELARRKANASVLFLDNEAHPERVVVRMK; encoded by the coding sequence GTGAACAACCAACGCCGCTCCAGCGCGCCCCCGCCGCCCAACCGCCGCGTCGCTCCTTCGCAACACGGCTCCGCTCCGCCCCCCAAGCAGGCGGGAGCCACGGCGAGTCACGCGGGCCGCGCGGGGAAGGACGCCGCGCGGAGCAGCGACAGGCCCCCCTCGAAGCCACCGACACCGCCGGCGAACGAGCGACGGCCCTCGAACGAGCACTCCCCGCCGCCGCCTGCCACCAGTGTCTCGGTTCGTCCCCCCGAGGAGCCGACGGCTGCTGCTCCGGCGCGCAGCCCCAAGCGACCCGCGCGCCTGCCGCAGGGCTTGCGCTGGCTCCAGGTCGTGGCCGGCATCGCCGTGGTCCTCGCCGCCTCGATCGCCGTCGGCTGGGGCGCGCGTCGATACGTCATGTCGAGCCCGCGCTTCGCGATCCGCTCCGTGCTCATCGAAGGCGAGCAGCGCCGGAGCGCACAGGAGGTAGCGACCACTGGCGGCATCGAGGTCGGGAGCAACATCTTCACCCTCGACCCCACGATGGCCTCGGCTGCGATCTCCGCGGATCCCTGGATCGAGAAGGCGACGGTGACGCGCCGCCTCCCCTCCACCATCCACGTCTCCGTCGTCGAGCGCGAAGCGCAGGCCCTCGTCGCCATCGGAGGCGAGCTTTACCTCGCGACCCGCGATGGCGATCTCTTCAAGCGTCACGACGGCGACGACCCCGCGGACCTCCCCGTCGTCACCGGCATCTCACCCGAGCAAGTGGCCAAAGATCGCCCTGGCGTCGTCCTCGCCGTGCGTCGCGCGCTCGACGTGCTCGACGAGTTCGATCGTGCCGGCATCTCTCGCCGTTACCCCGTCCAGGAGCTGCATCTCGTCAAGGATGGAACGCTCGTCTTCATGATCGGCAAAGAGGGCATCTCCTTGCACCTGGGTAACCCACCTTACCGCGAAAGAGTCGCGCAGGCGGCGCAGGTCTTGAACGAGCTCGCCAGGCGGAAGGCGAACGCTTCCGTGCTTTTCCTCGACAACGAAGCGCATCCGGAGCGGGTCGTCGTCCGGATGAAATGA